Proteins encoded within one genomic window of Paramisgurnus dabryanus chromosome 13, PD_genome_1.1, whole genome shotgun sequence:
- the kcnn4 gene encoding intermediate conductance calcium-activated potassium channel protein 4 isoform X1: MEMTSRFTHLDAKVDGRHCDGLVNHNGETTEVRLPLSQSGKRLGPIEGGNLYRLRDRKFLLEDKKRLCAWSLGAAVLGIMLMILHAELCPVVYQPGSIYALSINGLISVSTACLLILIIAFHYKDIRLFIIDHNQVDWRIAMTSNRVLGISLELIVCSIHPVATYLRPDMGNRLEGKSEGNFSSPLCLSSSPKDVLLDVELLLSALMFLRLYLVHRAVLLHSKVLLSASYRSIGSLNYINFTFRFVLKVLMNQYPARTLMVFIMFFWLSASWMLRLCERQEQVETGGMDTALWLIAITFLTVGYGDVSPHTSCGKLVCLFTGVMGVACTAMLVAVMTKKLALNKGEKHVHFFMMDIQISKRIRHAAANVLRECWLLHQTTKRSDNRGEHRHHQRCLLEAIRVFRHLRLKQRKLRDYASEMVDLSKKPSCMCVLCVHKQMQMIMCDLSANWNSSYYDLEQRIMSMEQKLDELSRSFQSTSELLTQALHHNRLDQR, from the exons ATGGAGATGACTTCTCGCTTTACGCATCTCGACGCGAAGGTGGATGGCAGACACTGTGATGGACTCGTCAACCACAACGGGGAGACGACGGAGGTCAGACTGCCGTTGTCGCAGTCGGGGAAGAGACTCGGTCCGATCGAGGGGGGGAATCTTTACAGACTGCGGGACAGAAAGTTTCTTCTGGAGGACAAGAAGCGCCTTTGCGCGTGGTCTCTGGGAGCCGCGGTGTTAGGAATAATGCTGATGATATTACATGCCGAACTGTGTCCTGTAGTGTACCAGCCG GGATCCATATATGCCCTCTCCATTAATGGCCTCATCAGCGTCTCCACTGCTTGTCTGCTCATTCTCATCATTGCTTTTCATTATAAAGACATCAGA CTTTTCATCATTGACCACAACCAGGTGGACTGGCGAATCGCCATGACCAGTAACCGGGTGCTTGGCATCTCTCTGGAACTCATTGTATGTTCTATCCATCCTGTGGCTACCTACCTGAGGCCAGATATGGGGAACAGGCTGGAGGGGAAATCAGAGGGAAATTTCTCTTCTCCTCTCTGCTTGTCCTCCAGTCCCAAAGACGTCTTGCTAGATGTGGAGCTGCTGCTGTCCGCCCTTATGTTCCTGAGGCTCTATCTGGTGCACAGGGCCGTCCTGTTGCACAGCAAGGTTCTCCTGAGCGCTTCTTACAGAAGCATCGGCTCCCTCAACTACATCAACTTCACCTTTCGCTTTGTGCTTAAAGTGTTGATGAACCAGTATCCCGCCCGCACACTGATGGTGTTCATCATGTTCTTCTGGCTCTCAGCATCTTGGATGCTGCGACTGTGCGAGAG GCAGGAACAAGTAGAGACAGGTGGTATGGACACGGCGCTTTGGCTCATAGCCATCACGTTCCTCACAGTGGGCTATGGAGATGTGTCCCCTCATACCAGCTGTGGCAAGTTGGTTTGTCTCTTCACAGGTGTCATG GGTGTGGCATGCACTGCTATGCTGGTAGCAGTCATGACTAAGAAGTTGGCGCTCAACAAAGGGGAGAAACATGTGCATTTCTTCATGATGGACATTCAGATTTCTAAACGG ATCCGGCATGCAGCTGCCAACGTGTTAAGAGAGTGCTGGCTGCTACATCAAACCACCAAAAGAAGCGACAACCGTGGAGAACATCGACATCATCAACGATGCCTGCTGGAAGCTATTCGTGT ATTTCGTCACCTGAGGCTAAAGCAGAGAAAGCTGAGAGATTATGCCAGCGAGATGGTGGATCTCTCAAAG AAACCCTCCTGCATGTGTGTTCTCTGTGTCCACAAACAGATGCAGATGATCATGTGTGATCTAAGCGCAAACTGGAACAGCTCTTATTATGATCTTGAACAGAGGATCATGTCAATGGAGCAGAAGCTTGATGAGCTCAGTCGCTCCTTTCAGAGCACTTCAGAGCTGCTCACACAGGCACTACATCACAACAGACTGGATCAGAG GTGA
- the kcnn4 gene encoding intermediate conductance calcium-activated potassium channel protein 4 isoform X2, translating to MEMTSRFTHLDAKVDGRHCDGLVNHNGETTEVRLPLSQSGKRLGPIEGGNLYRLRDRKFLLEDKKRLCAWSLGAAVLGIMLMILHAELCPVVYQPGSIYALSINGLISVSTACLLILIIAFHYKDIRLFIIDHNQVDWRIAMTSNRVLGISLELIVCSIHPVATYLRPDMGNRLEGKSEGNFSSPLCLSSSPKDVLLDVELLLSALMFLRLYLVHRAVLLHSKVLLSASYRSIGSLNYINFTFRFVLKVLMNQYPARTLMVFIMFFWLSASWMLRLCERQEQVETGGMDTALWLIAITFLTVGYGDVSPHTSCGKLVCLFTGVMGVACTAMLVAVMTKKLALNKGEKHVHFFMMDIQISKRIRHAAANVLRECWLLHQTTKRSDNRGEHRHHQRCLLEAIRVFRHLRLKQRKLRDYASEMVDLSKMQMIMCDLSANWNSSYYDLEQRIMSMEQKLDELSRSFQSTSELLTQALHHNRLDQR from the exons ATGGAGATGACTTCTCGCTTTACGCATCTCGACGCGAAGGTGGATGGCAGACACTGTGATGGACTCGTCAACCACAACGGGGAGACGACGGAGGTCAGACTGCCGTTGTCGCAGTCGGGGAAGAGACTCGGTCCGATCGAGGGGGGGAATCTTTACAGACTGCGGGACAGAAAGTTTCTTCTGGAGGACAAGAAGCGCCTTTGCGCGTGGTCTCTGGGAGCCGCGGTGTTAGGAATAATGCTGATGATATTACATGCCGAACTGTGTCCTGTAGTGTACCAGCCG GGATCCATATATGCCCTCTCCATTAATGGCCTCATCAGCGTCTCCACTGCTTGTCTGCTCATTCTCATCATTGCTTTTCATTATAAAGACATCAGA CTTTTCATCATTGACCACAACCAGGTGGACTGGCGAATCGCCATGACCAGTAACCGGGTGCTTGGCATCTCTCTGGAACTCATTGTATGTTCTATCCATCCTGTGGCTACCTACCTGAGGCCAGATATGGGGAACAGGCTGGAGGGGAAATCAGAGGGAAATTTCTCTTCTCCTCTCTGCTTGTCCTCCAGTCCCAAAGACGTCTTGCTAGATGTGGAGCTGCTGCTGTCCGCCCTTATGTTCCTGAGGCTCTATCTGGTGCACAGGGCCGTCCTGTTGCACAGCAAGGTTCTCCTGAGCGCTTCTTACAGAAGCATCGGCTCCCTCAACTACATCAACTTCACCTTTCGCTTTGTGCTTAAAGTGTTGATGAACCAGTATCCCGCCCGCACACTGATGGTGTTCATCATGTTCTTCTGGCTCTCAGCATCTTGGATGCTGCGACTGTGCGAGAG GCAGGAACAAGTAGAGACAGGTGGTATGGACACGGCGCTTTGGCTCATAGCCATCACGTTCCTCACAGTGGGCTATGGAGATGTGTCCCCTCATACCAGCTGTGGCAAGTTGGTTTGTCTCTTCACAGGTGTCATG GGTGTGGCATGCACTGCTATGCTGGTAGCAGTCATGACTAAGAAGTTGGCGCTCAACAAAGGGGAGAAACATGTGCATTTCTTCATGATGGACATTCAGATTTCTAAACGG ATCCGGCATGCAGCTGCCAACGTGTTAAGAGAGTGCTGGCTGCTACATCAAACCACCAAAAGAAGCGACAACCGTGGAGAACATCGACATCATCAACGATGCCTGCTGGAAGCTATTCGTGT ATTTCGTCACCTGAGGCTAAAGCAGAGAAAGCTGAGAGATTATGCCAGCGAGATGGTGGATCTCTCAAAG ATGCAGATGATCATGTGTGATCTAAGCGCAAACTGGAACAGCTCTTATTATGATCTTGAACAGAGGATCATGTCAATGGAGCAGAAGCTTGATGAGCTCAGTCGCTCCTTTCAGAGCACTTCAGAGCTGCTCACACAGGCACTACATCACAACAGACTGGATCAGAG GTGA
- the LOC135727696 gene encoding uncharacterized protein — protein sequence MDILPCKEEEEEEECAAMELKQAVDPGIQSSGRDNDMITTHYGFSGESSDEDDYTITVGNEDCVCCVCGEQFPFLDQLMEHFKTHKDEVCCNLCQTNFSRAISLALHLKYAHPRHDLFCTVCQAPFVSTWHLNEHLENHQKELTTHKEEVELVDVKPLIEMIDTDDIIESISIQSWGSMFLHDHSYCLPGHLNVSHSKAIQVQTRTCIRKCNDIVKCLPMDSLSKGAQQGSSSYFTVTSQHVKIVFNKEAQNNSPSSSRSSSPSGQSESACEEEYVIPGEEESTDTAAEEEDDALHSGDTDYSLDEDLSSDSEFSTGFNTDNSKSSLESCHEKTHANHSTNAESFTCSELLESKTLPTSQSDCSDVKFESQTLSISQTNSSTIKLEPQTLPVSQTDSSPIKFGSQTPPTSQTDSFTIKVESQTPPTSPTESSASTFESQTLPTSRTDSSTSAGKNGNDCEKNPTFSCRMCKEECKNRDTLLKHIAKKHPTAVYICEGCFNTFPQQDAFQRHACWKRPTGQMSVLLATPGTPLPSPAVASTKLSQNLKITNLVPSVTPVTKICETVGQTVTTLPQTTVPTQTRPFGPAKLTDLHPQAVTPPPTLVRPHCPPSIPVARPNVPVNSPSIVRASFPNQTMTTLVGIRNFNPSLQTWNKIVVSFSPTVPNFSAPILVSGNSNKSMPAPKLSQLPGNPPVNSSSTVRPFLPNQSMTTVHIPKPFNPSPQTQKKFLVTLSPTVNGPAPIQVSGNSNKSIPAPRQKFVANITPSQLPGNIPGHSPSIVRTSLPKQSTTTICQNQIVGSFSPTVPNFSAPISVSSNNNKSIPASKPLTLPANALVTHVSCPTLVSALLQKNQLKVSSHTSSAKVQDPTTGSLKAVAMSRSKRKDLAPKKTWRSKSIFPCRHCGAISRQPSLRLRHRYLRQRSRLYRCKCGSSFQRQLHLLRHQVQHAESVRFVCACCGSTFNGAHELARHKQGLKTKHRQYAKKQCISAFDCICGKLFARPSALLWHMLKNTKSLKHTHKKHGGSNEPASAV from the exons ATGGATATCCTACCATgtaaggaggaggaggaagaggaggagtgTGCTGCGATGGAGTTGAAGCAAGCAGTTGATCCTGGCATCCAGTCTTCA GGACGTGACAACGACATGATCACTACACATTACGGCTTCTCTGGAGAATCCAGTGATGAGGATGATTACACAATAACTGTCGGAAATGAGGATTGTGTGTGCTGCGTGTGTGGAGAGCAGTTCCCCTTCCTAGATCAACTGATGGAACACTTTAAGACACACAAAGATGAAGTGTGCTGTAACCTATGTCAGACGAATTTCAGCCGCGCAATTTCCCTGGCATTACACTTAAAGTACGCACATCCTAGGCACGACCTCTTCTGTACGGTCTGTCAAGCCCCTTTTGTAAGCACGTGGCATCTGAATGAGCATCTGGAGAATCATCAGAAGGAACTAACAACACATAAGGAGGAAGTGGAGTTAGTGGATGTCAAACCTTTGATTGAAATGATTGACACTGATGACATCATCGAGTCCATTAGCATCCAGAGCTGGGGCAGTATGTTTTTGCATGATCATTCATATTGTCTGCCTGGACATTTGAATGTGTCTCACAGTAAAGCGATTCAAGTTCAAACTCGCACTTGCATCAGGAAATGTAATGACATTGTTAAATGTTTGCCTATGGACTCTTTATCTAAAGGTGCACAGCAGGGTAGCAGCAGTTATTTTACGGTGACAAGCCAGCATGTGAAGATTGTCTTTAATAAAGAAGCCCAAAACAATTCCCCCAGCTCTTCACGTTCATCATCTCCCTCAGGCCAATCAGAGTCAGCTTGTGAGGAGGAATACGTGATACCAGGGGAAGAAGAAAGCACTGATACTGCTGCTGAGGAAGAGGATGATGCTCTGCATTCTGGAGACACGGATTATAGCCTCGATGAAGACCTGAGCTCCGACTCGGAATTTTCTACAGGTTTTAACACTGATAACTCGAAGAGTAGTTTGGAAAGCTGTCACGAGAAGACACATGCAAATCACAGTACGAATGCAGAGTCATTTACCTGCTCAGAATTATTAGAGTCTAAGACTCTTCCAACTTCGCAGAGCGATTGCTCTGATGTCAAATTTGAATCTCAGACTCTTTCAATTTCTCAGACAAATTCGTCCACCATCAAATTGGAGCCTCAGACTCTTCCAGTTTCTCAGACGGATTCCTCCCCAATCAAATTTGGTTCTCAGACCCCTCCAACATCTCAGACAGACTCATTCACCATCAAAGTTGAGTCTCAGACTCCTCCAACATCTCCGACAGAGTCCTCCGCCAGCACATTTGAGTCTCAGACTCTTCCAACTTCCAGGACAGATTCATCCACCAGCGCAGGGAAGAATGGGAATGATTGTGAGAAAAATCCAACTTTTTCGTGTCGTATGTGTAAGGAGGAATGTAAAAATAGAGATACACTGCTTAAAcacattgctaaaaaacatcCCACTGCTGTTTATATCTGTGAAGGCTGCTTTAACACATTTCCCCAGCAGGATGCTTTCCAGAGGCATGCCTGTTGGAAAAGACCTACAGGCCAAATGAGCGTTTTGCTAGCCACCCCAGGAACACCGTTACCTTCTCCTGCAGTAGCCTCTACAAAGCttagtcaaaacttaaaaatcACAAACTTAGTCCCCAGTGTGACACCTGTTACTAAAATTTGTGAAACTGTTGGTCAAACTGTAACAACGCTGCCGCAAACAACTGTCCCAACACAGACCAGACCTTTTGGCCCAGCTAAGTTGACTGATTTACATCCACAAGCTGTGACTCCACCACCAACTCTTGTAAGGCCCCATTGCCCTCCTAGTATTCCAGTGGCACGACCTAATGTTCCTGTTAATTCACCCTCCATAGTGCGTGCCTCCTTTCCCAACCAAACCATGACGACATTGGTCGGAATACGAAATTTCAATCCGTCTCTTCAAACTTGGAACAAAATTGTTGTATCCTTTTCGCCCACTGTGCCCAATTTCTCCGCACCCATTCTAGTATCAGGCAACAGTAATAAGTCCATGCCTGCTCCAAAACTTTCTCAGTTACCTGGGAATCCTCCTGTTAATTCATCCTCCACAGTGCGTCCCTTCTTGCCCAACCAATCCATGACGACAGTTCATATTCCTAAGCCTTTCAATCCGTCTCCTCAAACTCAGAAAAAATTTCTTGTAACTCTTTCACCAACTGTAAATGGTCCTGCCCCTATTCAAGTATCAGGCAACAGTAATAAGTCCATTCCTGCTCCAAGACAGAAATTTGTAGCTAATATTACACCTTCTCAGTTACCTGGGAATATTCCTGGTCATTCGCCCTCCATAGTGCGCACCTCCTTGCCCAAGCAATCTACGACGACCATTTGTCAGAACCAAATTGTTGGTTCATTTTCGCCCACTGTGCCCAATTTCTCTGCACCCATTTCTGTATCAAGCAACAACAACAAGTCCATACCGGCTTCGAAACCTCTTACGTTACCTGCAAATGCCCTCGTGACTCACGTGTCCTGTCCGACTCTGGTAAGCGCCCTTCTACAGAAGAACCAGCTTAAGGTTTCTTCGCACACATCATCTGCCAAGGTCCAGGATCCTACTACCGGCTCCCTTAAAGCAGTGGCCATGTCTCGGAGCAAACGCAAGGATTTAGCTCCGAAAAAAACCTGGCGCTCAAAGTCTATCTTCCCCTGTCGTCATTGTGGTGCTATCTCAAGACAACCCTCACTAAGGCTACGTCATCGCTACTTACGCCAGCGGTCGCGGTTATATAGATGCAAGTGTGGAAGCTCATTTCAGCGGCAGCTTCATTTACTGAGGCACCAGGTACAGCACGCAGAGTCTGTCCGGTTTGTTTGTGCATGCTGTGGAAGTACATTCAATGGGGCACATGAATTGGCGAGGCACAAACAAGGGTTAAAGACTAAGCATAGACAATAtgctaaaaaacaatgcatATCAGCGTTTGATTGTATCTGTGGCAAGCTGTTTGCAAGACCCTCTGCTCTATTGTGGCACatgcttaaaaatacaaaatccctgaaacacacacacaaaaaacatggtgGATCAAATGAACCTGCCTCTGCTGTTTAA
- the smg9 gene encoding nonsense-mediated mRNA decay factor SMG9, with protein sequence MSESGHSQPGMYGQGRRRRRRRDRDPGPPGQNLSGPSRDRDYVPRERRDGSEEPTGPLLQKTPIILAKPPGERSRPSAPVSGTAALEKPIMLIKPREEGGKPGTTPDVPPSASGAGTAKLEREGQRPTQPVYQIQNRGMGSAASGGAVDPVIGQTKLLPPEKMKHSIKLVDDQMNWCDSAMEYLRDQTDMLVVGVIGLQGTGKSTVMSLLSANSPEEDQRAYVFRAQTQEIKERAGNQSSGIDFYITQERVIFLDTQPVLSPSILDHLINNDRKLPPEYNLPHTYVEMQSLQITAFLFTVCHVVIVIQDWFTDTNLYRFLQTAEMLKPSTPSASHDSTGSSGADDASEYYPHIVFLQNKASREEFCPRNLKKMHMVVDKLMAYSHLKYKGTLSMLDCNIFPGLSRDYLETEVNLFLLPMMENDGEDALTRAGSGPPLFSLLPGYKGHPSFSSLVSKFRSQILAMSRSQLSHTILTEKNWFHYAARIWDGVKKSSALSEYSRLLS encoded by the exons ATGTCAGAGTCCGGTCACAGCCAGCCCGGCATGTACGGACAGGGAAGGAGGAGAAGGCGACGTCGAGACAGAGATCCAGGACCACCAGGACAAAACCTCTCTGGTCCCAGCCGTGATCGAGACTACGTTCCCCGCGAGCGCAGG GATGGTAGCGAGGAACCTACAGGTCCACTTTTACAGAAGACCCCCATAATTCTTGCCAAACCTCCTGGAGAAAGA TCCAGACCAAGTGCTCCTGTAAGTGGGACCGCAGCTTTGGAGAAGCCAATCATGCTTATTAAACCCAGAGAGGAGGGGGGAAAACCTGGGACCACACCTGATGTTCCCCCTTCAGCCTCAGGTGCAGGAACTGCCAAACTGGAGAGGGAAGGCCAGCGCCCGACTCAGCCTGTTTACCAGATCCAAAACAGAGGCATGGGCTCAGCTGCATCTGGTGGAGCTGTTGATC CTGTGATTGGCCAGACTAAGCTCCTCCCCCCTGAGAAGATGAAGCACAGCATAAAGCTAGTGGATGACCAAATGAATTGGTGTGACAGCGCTATGGAG TATCTGCGTGATCAGACGGACATGTTGGTAGTGGGAGTTATTGGTCTGCAAGGAACAGGCAAATCCACAGTCATGTCTCTTCTGTCAGCCAACAGCCCAGAGGAGGACCAGAG GGCATATGTATTCAGAGCTCAAACACAAGAGATCAAAGAGAGGGCTGGAAATCAGAGCAGCGGTATCGATTTCTACATCACTCAGGAGCGAGTCATCTTTCTGGACACACAG CCAGTTTTGAGCCCCTCTATTTTGGATCATCTTATCAACAATGATCGCAAGCTTCCACCCGAATACAACCTGCCACATACATACGTCGAGATGCAG TCTCTGCAGATCACTGCCTTCCTCTTTACCGTGTGTCATGTTGTGATTGTAATTCAGGACTGGTTCACTGATACCAACTTGTACAG GTTTTTACAGACTGCTGAGATGCTGAAACCTTCAACTCCATCTGCCAGCCATGACAGCACTGGCTCCTCAGGAGCTGATGATGCCTCTGAATATTATCCTCACATAG TTTTTTTGCAGAACAAAGCAAGTCGGGAGGAGTTCTGTCCGCGGAACCTGAAGAAGATGCATATGGTGGTTGACAAGCTTATGGCTTACTCCCATCTAAAATATAAAG GTACATTGTCCATGTTGGACTGCAACATATTTCCAGGCTTGAGTCGAGACTACTTGGAAACAGAAGTCAATCTTTTTCTATTGCCTATGATGGAAAATGATGGAGAAGATGCTTTGACAAGAGCAG GTTCAGGTCCGCCACTATTCTCTCTGCTTCCTGGTTATAAAGGCCATCCCAGTTTTTCTTCTCTGGTGTCTAAGTTTCGCAGTCAAATCCTGGCTATGTCCCGAAGTCAGCTCTCACATACAATCCTCACTGAGAAAAACTG GTTTCATTATGCGGCTCGAATTTGGGATGGTGTTAAGAAGTCATCGGCCCTCTCTGAGTATAGCCGGCTGCTGTCATAG
- the LOC135728009 gene encoding urokinase plasminogen activator surface receptor-like, with product MALHCIILLLTSVIFSKALALKCYGCIPDPANLTCTDGQIDCQSQCSAMTMTVAVGDFRQSNSMKSCGDPFSCFNGSINYGQSRISVNTQCCNTNLCNSKDAPELPRPPLNGKSCYSCDQTNCFKVLPCEGDENQCFTFIVEVNGKNDTQKGCSSKLFCGNFGSRANKALMQGRSSSYFDMKCCEGNLCNSAQSMRVFFVPMVFLIVLYLSSKIL from the exons ATGGCTCTGCATTGTATTATTCTGCTGCTCACCAGTGTGATTTTCTCCAAAG CACTGGCACTGAAATGTTATGGATGTATACCAGATCCAGCTAATTTAACATGCACAGATGGTCAAATTGACTGTCAATCTCAATGTAGCGCAATGACCATGACTGTGGCAGTAG GCGACTTTAGACAAAGTAATAGCATGAAGTCTTGTGGAGATCCATTTTCATGTTTCAATGGGAGCATAAATTATGGACAAAGCAGAATATCTGTCAACACCCAATGCTGTAATACAAATCTCTGCAACAGTAAAGATGCACCAg AGTTGCCAAGACCTCCCCTTAATGGAAAGAGTTGTTATTCCTGTGATCAGACAAACTGTTTTAAAGTTTTGCCATGTGAAGGTGATGAGAACCAATGCTTTACTTTCATAG TTGAGGTAAATGGCAAGAATGACACTCAGAAAGGATGTTCAAGCAAGCTGTTCTGTGGCAACTTTGGATCGCGAGCCAATAAAGCACTTATGCAGGGACGTAGTTCGAGTTATTTTGACATGAAATGTTGTGAGGGAAACCTGTGTAACAGTGCCCAGAGCATGAGAGTTTTCTTTGTTCCAATGGTATTTCTAATCGTTCTATACTTATCATCAAAGATATTGTAA
- the LOC135727433 gene encoding urokinase plasminogen activator surface receptor-like: MALHFIVLLLTTVLFSKALALKCYGNITDPVTGTWSNLTNVCLGQCNSMTRMTFLGDLKLNQSIKLCGDPYSCLNGSINYGQSRVTVNSLCCGTDYCNSQFPPAYPRFPVNGKTCYTCNNTDCSKVLACEGDENQCFTSTVAISGKNQTQKGCASKLFCLNIGFNENKCCNGNLCNSAQSIRAFFIPLLSLIFLFFV, translated from the exons ATGGCTCTGCATTTCATTGTTCTGCTTCTCACCACTGTGCTTTTCTCCAAAG CACTGGCATTGAAATGCTATGGAAATATAACAGATCCAGTAACAGGAACATGGTCAAATTTGACAAATGTCTGTTTAGGACAGTGTAACTCCATGACCAGAATGACATTCCTAG GTGACCTTAAACTAAATCAGAGCATTAAGCTTTGCGGGGATCCATATTCTTGTCTCAATGGAAGCATAAATTATGGACAAAGCAGAGTAACTGTAAACAGCCTATGTTGTGGCACAGATTACTGCAACAGTCAGTTTCCACCAG CCTATCCACGCTTTCCTGTTAATGGAAAGACTTGTTATACCTGTAATAATACAGACTGCTCAAAGGTTTTGGCTTGTGAAGGTGATGAGAACCAGTGCTTCACCTCCACAG tTGCGATATCTGGCAAGAATCAGACTCAGAAAGGATGTGCAAGCAAGTTGTTCTGTTTGAACATTGGgtttaatgaaaacaaatgtTGCAACGGTAACCTGTGTAACAGTGCCCAGAGCATTAGAGCATTCTTTATTCCGCTCTTATCTCTAATTTTCCTATTTTTTGTGTAA